A DNA window from Ctenopharyngodon idella isolate HZGC_01 chromosome 8, HZGC01, whole genome shotgun sequence contains the following coding sequences:
- the LOC127517462 gene encoding thyrotropin-releasing hormone receptor, whose amino-acid sequence MDNSTSTHPDRNSTMPENSLEVQVVTISLSLLICGVGIAGNVMVVLVVIRSKHMMTATNCYLVSLAVADLTVLLAAGLPNISEVVASWIYGYAGCVCITYLQYLGINVSSCSITAFTIERYIAICHSIKAQFICTVSRAKKIIACVWIFTSLYCIMWFFLVDTNETVYANGVVVRCGYRVSRNLYMPIYFLDFTLFYVVPLVVALVLYGLIARILFRDPLPMNLSEQRFSVHQGRRQSSVKVSCKTNSAATSRKQVTKMLAVVVVLFALLWMPYRTLVVVNSLMDPPYLNTWFLLFCRMCIYTNSAVNPIIYNAMSQKFRAAFKRLCDCKRRSDQGRAGKCTVSVYYSAIKEFSSESTAQRAEKKHDGMKTDTLDLSTLMSGASDS is encoded by the exons ATGGATAACAGCACCTCGACACATCCCGACAGAAACTCCACAATGCCGGAGAACTCGCTGGAGGTTCAGGTGGTCACCATATCTCTGTCACTGCTGATCTGTGGGGTGGGAATCGCTGGGAACGTCATGGTGGTTTTGGTGGTGATCCGTAGCAAGCACATGATGACTGCAACCAACTGCTACCTGGTGAGTCTGGCGGTGGCCGATCTGACCGTGCTGCTGGCTGCTGGCTTACCCAACATCTCTGAGGTCGTGGCTTCGTGGATCTACGGCTACGCCGGCTGCGTTTGCATCACGTACCTGCAGTACCTGGGCATTAATGTCTCATCTTGCTCCATCACGGCCTTCACCATCGAGCGCTACATCGCCATCTGCCACTCCATCAAAGCCCAGTTCATCTGCACCGTGTCACGAGCCAAGAAGATCATCGCCTGCGTTTGGATCTTCACGTCTCTGTACTGCATCATGTGGTTCTTCCTGGTGGACACAAATGAGACCGTTTATGCTAATGGCGTCGTGGTCCGGTGTGGCTATCGGGTGTCCAGGAACCTCTATATGCCCATATACTTCCTGGACTTCACCTTGTTTTATGTCGTTCCTCTTGTTGTGGCTTTGGTTCTGTACGGTCTGATTGCCAGGATTTTGTTTCGGGACCCACTGCCGATGAATCTGTCAGAGCAGAGGTTCTCCGTCCATCAGGGCCGACGGCAGAGTTCAGTGAAGGTGTCCTGTAAAACTAACAGTGCAGCGACATCCAGAAAACAG GTCACAAAGATGCTGGCGGTGGTGGTGGTTCTGTTCGCTCTCCTCTGGATGCCGTACCGGACTCTGGTGGTGGTGAATTCCCTCATGGACCCGCCGTATTTGAACACCTGGTTCCTGCTCTTCTGTCGCATGTGCATTTACACCAACAGCGCTGTCAACCCCATCATCTACAACGCCATGTCACAGAAGTTCCGCGCTGCTTTTAAGAGGCTCTGCGACTGTAAACGCAGGTCAGATCAGGGCAGAGCTGGAAAATGCACCGTAAGTGTTTACTACAGCGCCATAAAAGAATTCTCCAGTGAAAGCACTGCACAGAGAGCAGAGAAGAAACACGATGGTATGAAGACAGACACGCTTGATCTGAGCACATTAATGTCAGGAGCCTCTGATTCatga